A region of the Bacteroidia bacterium genome:
TTTTATTCAAATCAACGCACGTGGTTTTTGTTTTTGTATATAATCGGCTAAAAAACTAAAAATAAAAAGTGCCGCGTGCACTTTTTGTAGCTCATTCTATTAAACCGCCTAACCCAAAAGAAATTAAGACTTATTTTTGTAAGAGCAACAATTCGCAAAAAATGCAATCACAGAAACCTAAAAATACAATGAACTTACCTACGCTCTCAGTATTGATTTTAGGAATGAAGCAAAAGTAACCCTTACTTATACCTGAAAATAATTCTACCGCGAGTGAGGTCGTATGGGGAGATCTCTACTTTTACTTTATCGCCAGGAAGAATTTTGATATAATGCAACCGCATCTTTCCAGATATTGTAGCCAAAATGACCAAGTTGTTTTGAAGTTCTACCCTAAACATGGCGTTAGGTAGAGCTTCTATAACTGTTCCATCTTGTACAATTGCTTCTTGTTTAGCCATAAATTGTTACGTTAGTTAGTTGTTCTATTTCTGCAAAAGTAGTTAAAATTTCTGTACGGTCCTCAAAAATAGCTACTGTATGCTCAAATTGTGCGGAGGGTTTTCGGTCTGCGGTAATAACCGTCCATTTATCTTCGGCAATTTCAATTTTATACCCACCAACGTTAACCATAGGTTCTATAGCTAGAACCCAGTTTGCTTGGAACTTTTTGCCATGTCCTTTTTTGCCATAGTTAGGAACATCAGGTGGTTCGTGTAACCTAATTCCTACACCATGCCCTACCATATCTCGTACAACAGAAAAGCCAAAGCTTTCTACGTAGCTTTGCACGGCATAGCCTAAATCACCTAATCTATTTCCTACTTTTACTTGGGCGATGGCACGGTTTAGAGCTTCCTTTGTAACTCGTAAAAGCTTTTCTTTCTCTGCGCTAATTTCACCTACGCCAAATGTATAAGCGGAGTCCCCTACGTACCCATCTAATACAACTCCGCAATCTATGGATATAATATCCCCCTCTTTGAGAATAGTCTTCGCAGACGGAATTCCATGTACTACTACTTCATTGATAGAAGCGCATATACTTCCAGGAAAAGGCGGGGTATCTTTGTCAAAGGTATAGCCTTTGAAAATAGGAATTCCACCGTGATCCCGAATAAAAGTCTCTGCTATTTTGTCTAAATAAAGCGTAGATACACCTGGGCGAATATGTCTTCCTACTTCCGCAATAGCTGCACTTACAAGCTGGCAACTTTTTCTAATTTTCTCTATCTGCTCACTCGTTTTTACAATAGGTTTTTCATCTCTTCTTAGCATAAACTTACTTTTTCGCTATCAACTTAAATTTGAGAAGTTACCATAATTCCTCTCTCTTGGCGCCCCTTCAACCTACCTGACTGCATTAAGCCGTCGTATTTCTTCATTATGAGATAGCTTTCTATCTGTTGTAAAGTGTCTAAAACTACGCCTATCACAATCAAAATGGAAGTACCTCCGTAAAAGTCAGCAAACTGTGCTTGTACGCCACCCATACGGGCAAAAGCAGGTAATATAGCAATAGCGGCTAAAAACAACGAACCTGGTAAAGTAATCCGAGTTAAAATAGCATCTATGTATTCTGCTGTGGCTTTACCTGGTTTAACACCTGGAATAAATCCCCCGTTGCGTTTCATGTCATCGGCCATTTGGATAGGGTTGATGATAATAGCAGTGTAAAAATAAGTGAACACAACAATTAGTAAAGCCAATAAAAAGTTGTATAAAAACGCAGTAGGGTCAGATAAAGCCCTTAGTATTGATGAAGTAGAAGCCGTTTCAGGGAAGAATTGTGCAATAGTGGCGGGAATGTAGATAATAGATTGGGCAAATATAATGGGCATAACGCCTGCTGTGGCAATTTTTAGAGGTATATATTGACGGTTGCCGCCGTACATTTTGTTACCGATAATTCGTTTAGCATATTGTACAGATATTTTGCGTGTACCTTGTGTTAAAAGAATAACAGCCATTATAACCCCAAAGAGTGCAGCCAATTCTAATAAGAACACAATCAGTAAGTTATCTTCTTTGCGAGATAGGAATTCTTGGAATAAAGCAGAAGGTAGCCGAGATATAATACCTATTGCAATGATTAAAGATGCTCCATTTCCAATTCCCTTTTCAGTGATTCGCTCTCCCAAGTACATTACTAAAATTGTTCCTGATGTTAGGCAAATTACGGTAGATATCCAGAATAATCCATCTGAAATGATAATTGCGTTACCTGCTATACTCCTCAAATTAACTACATATCCTGCGGATTGTAAAAATGTTACAAGAACAGTAAGATAACGCGTGTATTGGTTAATTTTTTTTCGCCCATCTTCCTCTCGCTGTAACTTTTGAATATGAGGAATAGCTACTCCTACCAACTGCATAATAATAGATGCAGAAATGTAGGGCATAATTCCCAACGCAAAAACGGAGGCTTTGAAGAAAGAACCTCCTACGAAAAGGTCTAATAGACCTAAGATACCCTCTTTTTGCCCTGCACTTTTGACTCCTGCTTCTAACAAAACAGGATCAATCCCTGGTAAAACAATAAACGAACCCAAACGATAGATAAGTAATAACCCTAGCGTGTATAGGATTCGTTTTTTTAACTCTTCTATCTTAAATATATTCTGAATGGTTGTAATTAAACGCTTCATATATTAAACTTGGGTAGCAGTACCACCTAACTTTTCAATAGCTTCCTTAGCAGATTGACTAAAAGCTTCTGCTCTTACTTCAATTTTAGATTTAAGTTCGCCACGCCCTAGAATCTTGACTAGAGCAGATCGTTTAGAAATTACACCTTTCTGGATAAGGAACTCCTTATCAATGACTGTGATACCTGGATTTTCATCAATCAGTTTTTGCAATACGTCCAAGTTCACTGGGGAGTATTCTTTACGGAATGGATTTTTAAATCCGTATTTTGGAATACGGCGTTGCAAAGGCATTTGTCCGCCCTCAAAACCCCGTTTTTGGGAATATCCCGAACGAGATTTTGCACCTTTATGTCCACGACCTGCTGTATTTCCTAAGCCACTTCCTGGTCCGCGTGCGATACGCTTACGCGACTTGACTGAACCTTTTGCAAATTTTAACGTGTGTAGCTTCATAACCCATTATATTTTTTCTACCTTTACTAAATGAGATACTTTTCTAATAATTCCTTCTATTTGAGGAGTAAGCTCAACTTCTTTGGATTGCCCTCTTTTTTTAATGCCTAAGGCAAGCAAGCTGCGCTCTTGTTTTGAGCTAGCTCCAATTGTACTTCTTACTTGTGTAACTCTTACTTTTACCATAACATTATTCCAATTTTATCCTTTCAATACTTTTGAAGGACTTATACCTCTCTGCTCTGCTATCGTATTAACATCTCTAAGCATTTGCAACGCTTTGATAGTTGCTTTGACTACATTGTGTGGGTTGGATGAGCCTAGTACCTTACATAGCACATCTTTAACACCTACACTTTCTAATACTGCACGCATAGCTCCTCCTGCAATTACGCCTGTTCCTGGTGCAGCAGGGCGAAGTAAAACACGTGTAGCACTGTGTTTGGCGATTACTTCGTGTGGAATTGTGTTTCCAACAATGTTGACCCTTATTAAATTTTTCTTTGCATCTTCTGTACCTTTGGTAATAGCATTAGTAACTTCCGAAGCTTTACCTAAACCATGTCCCACAGTACCATTCCCATCACCTACCACTACAATAGCACTAAAACTAAATCTACGCCCGCCTTTAACTACTTTTGCTACACGACCTACATGCACTAAACGTTCTTTCAGCTCTATTTCGCTAGCCTTGGGTTTTTTAACCTCCGATATGTATTTACCTATTTTTTCGTATGCTTTTTCTGTTGTCATAGTTGAAATTGCAAAATTACTATTTTTTCTGTTGAAGCTAAAATTCTAATCCACCTTCACGCGCTGCTTCGGCTAAGGCTTTAACTCTACCATGGTATAAGAAGCCTCCTCTATCAAACCAAACCTTTGTAATACCTTTTTCCTTTGCACGTTCGGCAATGCGTTTGCCAACTAACTTACTTTTTTCCGTTTTGGTGATTTTTTGCTCTCTTATATCCTTCTCTAAAGAGCAAGCAGCCACTAAAGTTCTACCTTTTGTATCATCAATAATTTGTGCATAAATTTCCGCATTACTCCGAAATACAGACAGCCGTGGGCGCTCTGCACTCACGATTCTGCGCTTTTTGATGCTTTTTTTTATTCTTTCCCTGCGTTTCTCTCTACTTGTAGCCATACTTTTTTAAGTTAATTCCGATAAAATAGATTGCTTTATTATTTTCCTCCTTTGCCTGCAGATTTACCTGCTTTTCTACGCAATACTTCTCCGACAAACTTGATACCTTTTCCTTTGTAAGGCTCAGGTTTGCGGAACGAGCGTATTTTAGCTGCTACATGACCTAGCAACTGTTTATCAATACTCCTGAGTATAATAATTGGATTCTTACCTTTTTCTGAAACAGTTTGTACGCTTACCTCAGGCGGTAGAGCAAAAAATATTGAGTGAGAGTAGCCTAAACTTAGCTCTAATACTCCATCTTTTGCTTCTGCCTTGTAGCCTACGCCAACGAGCTCCATTTGCTTTTCAAACCCCTTAGATACCCCTTCAATCATATTGGCAATCAACACCCTACTTAAACCATGTAGTGCTTTATGACGTTTTTGATCTGTTGGGCGTTCTACTCTCACCTCCCTATTTTCCACTATTACTTTCATATCCGCATCAATTTTCGCGGATAAAGTCCCTTTGCTGCCTTTTACGGTAACTTCATTTGAAGGGCTAACTATTACTTCTACCCCTTGTGGAATAGAAATAGGTCTTTTACCTATACGTGACATAGTTTTTCAATTTTTTAATAAACATAACACAATACTTCACCCCCTACATTAAGTTCGCGAGCTTGTTTGTCAGTGATGATTCCTTTGGGCGTAGAAAGTATGGCTATACCCATACCATTGAGAATACGAGGTAAGTCCTTGACCGAAGAGTACTTTCTTAGTCCAGGCTTACTTACACGTACTATTGCATGAATAGCAGGAACTTTCGTTTGGGGATGATAACGAAGTGCTATTTTCAAAATATTTTGTGGTTTATTTTCTACTACCTTATAGTTGAGAATATAACCATTTTCTTTTAGTACCTTAACAATTGCTACTTTTAGCTTTGAGGAAGGAACTTCCACAAAGCGATGACCTGCCATGACGGCATTCCGAATACGAGTTAATAAGTCTGCAATTTTATCTGTGCTCATATATGATTTGATTTTCTACCAACTTGCTTTTGTTACTCCAGGGATTTTACCATTCAAAGCTAGCTCACGAAACATATTTCTGCATAAGCCAAATCTGCGAAGATACCCGCGAGGGCGCCCCGTGAGCTTACACCGGTTTCTCAAACGAACAGGAGATGCATTTCGGGGAAGTTTAGCTAATGCAATCGCAGCTTCTACATCCCCTTTTCTGACACGCTCTTTTAAAGCAGCTCTGCGTGCAGCATACTTAGCTACCATTCTTTCTCTTTTACGCTCACGCGCTTTTATGCTCTCTTTTGCCATAGTCTACTCCTTTGCCATGCTTTTGAAAGGTAAACCTAATTCTTTTAGTAATTGAAAAGCTTCCTCATCTTTTTTAGCAGAGGTTACAAAAGTAATGTCCATACCTGCAATTTTGCTAATTTTATCCACGTTAATTTCAGGAAAAATAATCTGCTCTTTAATTCCTAACGTATAGTTTCCTCGGCCATCAAAACCTTTTTCATCTATTCCTTTGAAATCTCTCACACGAGGTAAAGCTATCGTAATCAAACGATCTAAAAATTCGTACATTCTATCTCCACGAAGTGTAACTTTGCATCCAATAGGAATGTTTTTGCGTAGCTTAAAATTAGAAATATCTTTTTTAGAGCGAGTAGGTACTGCTTTTTGCCCTGTAATTTTAGCAAACTCCTCAAGTGCAGCGTCTATTAACTTTTTATCCGAAGTAGCTTCACCTATCCCTCTATTTAGCACAATTTTTTCCAATCTTGGAACCTGCATTGGATTTTTATATCCAAAATGCTTCATCAAAGCAGGAACTACTCTCTCTCTGTATTCTTTTTTTAGTCTGGGTTGATACATAAGCTAATTCTCCTTCCTTCTTATTTTATTTTCTATCAGGTATAATTTCCCCACTTTTCTTTGCATAACGTACGTATCTTTCTACTCCATTTTTATCGGTAATCAGCTTGCGCCCTATACGAGTAGGTTTTCCTGTCTTAGGGTCAATCAATTGTAGTTTAGAAATGTGAATATAGTCGTTAAATTCTATAATTCCGCCATTCGGATACTTTTGGCTTTGTTTTACATGCTTGTATCTAACATTCAGACCATCTACAATTGCCCTTTGGCGCTTAGGATCTACTTCTAGTACAGTGCCTATTTTACCCTTGATAGCATAGCTACCACTTAATACTTTGACTGTATCGCCTTTGCGAATATGTAGTTTATTTTGTTTGTTATATTTTCTTCTTGACATGACGTTCTCCTTTCTATAAAACTTCTGGCGCTAATGAAATAATCCGTGAAAATTCTTTTTCTCTCAATTCACGAGCTACGGGACCAAAAATTCGCGTACCGCGAGGCTCTTTTTGATTGTTGATAATCACTACGGCGTTATCATCAAAGCGAATATATGAGCCATCTTTACGGCGAATAGGATGCTTAGTCCGAACTACTACTGCTTTAACTATATCGTGCATTTTCACTGTGCCATTGGGTAGCGCGTCTTTTACCGTAGCTACTATGATATCTCCCACAGAAGCATAGCGCCTTTTTGAACCGCCTAATACTCGAATACAAAGTACTTCTTTTGCCCCTGTGTTGTCTGCTACAACTAATCTAGACTCTTGCTGTATCATATATGCTCCTTTCTAATCAGAGTTTGCTTTTTATTACTTACTTAGCTTTTTCTATGATTTCTACCAAACGCCACCTTTTTCTGCGAGAAAGGGGGCGTGTTTCCATAATTTTGACAGTATCGCCAATTCCAGCAATATTGTTTTCATCGTGTGCCATGAACTTTTTGGAGCGCGTTACGGTCTTTTCGTACTTAGGGTGCCTTACTCTCCGTTCCGTAAGTACAACAATACTCTTGTTCCCCGCAATACTTACTACTTTGCCGATACGTTCTTTTCTAGAGTTTCTTTGTATTTTAGGTTTATCTTGATTTTCCATAATTTATATCTTTATGCCGATTGACTTTTTTCTTTTTCAGTGATAATAGTGAGCATCTGTGCGATTTCTTTGCGTATCTTTTTAAAGTCTGATGTTTTTTCTATCCCCATAAGAGCGTGGTCAATTTTCATCTTATTAAGAAGACGTTTATGCTCTTCAACTTTGCTGCGCAATTCTTCTATTTTCATTTCTCTCATTTCGGATACTTTCATAGCTGTTGTCCTCCTTCTACATAATCAGGTCTTACCACAAACTTGGTTTTAATAGGTAGTTTTGCCGCAGCTAATCTAAAAGCTTCTTTAGCTACTTCCGTAGGAACGCCATCTATCTCAAACATGATTCGCCCTGGTTTGACTACTGCAACCCAATGGTCTAACGAACCTTTACCTTTACCCATGCGTACTTCTGCGGGCTTAGCGGTTATGGGCTTGTCAGGAAATATCAATATCCATACTTTTCCATCGCGTTTCATGTAACGCGTCATTGCAATACGTGCCGCTTCTATTTGACGTGCTGTAATACGCGCAGGTTCTAACGCCTTTAGCCCAAAGCTACCAAAGGAAATTTTTGTACCTCTCGTCGCATTTCCTTTGATGGGCATCTTATGCTGCTTCCGATATTTCGTTCTTTTTGGCTGTAACATCTTTGGTCTACATTATTTTTTATCTTCTGAAAAGGTATCCAAAAAGGGACTGCAAAGTTACAGCAAAAGTCTACTTGTGTCAAGTTGTTTATAATTTTTGTGCCTAAAATTCATAAACAATCTTTGAAAAAACACTACTTTTGAAAACTTTTTTCAAGTTCAACTATGAAAAAAATACATCTCTTTTTGATAGTATTAGGAATTCTACAGTGTTTCGTAGCCTGCACACCAAGATTGTTAGTTACACAAGCTACCGTGCAAGACTGTTATTTTTCAAACGTTGCTTTTAAACAAGACTCAATTCAAAAATCTGCTAAAACCTTCACAGATACCACAGGATATTCAGCAGTAATCAAACAACGTTTTTCGCAAAATGTGATAGACATTGCAAAAGACGTAGATGTGTATGAACTTTTGTATGAGTTTGCTACCGCAGAAAAGAATAATCAAAAAGAGGAATTATATCAAATATATGCTAAAATTCAACAACGAATATCTTTAGCTCAATTACAAATTTCTAGCGTATTATCAGAATTGAACTGTGAAGTAAATCGTACTCTGGAAGCCCAAAAAGCATTGCAAGAATGGGTAAGTAAGAAAAATAATCAACTAACGGTGTATTCCATTTTTTTAGGTAGTCTTACGGACTTAATGGGAATTATTTCACAAGGAAATACTTTTGTAGCTGCTCGTGAAAATACTTTTACAGCTGTCATGGTCGCACTGGCCACATATTACAGCATAAGAACTCTCATAATGAATAAAAAGACACTTTTAGAACACCCAAGAAACCACATACAAGACATTTTTAATAAACCTGAAAAGAGTAAAATTTACCTACCAGTAGTCTGGAACTTTCTCAGTAAACCGTATTACGATGAGAATAAAAGCTTGATTACAGAGTTAGAACTCATTCAGAAAGAATGGCAAAAATATGGTTATCCTGAAAATCCAAGTAGCAAAAAATATGCTCAAAAAATCAACCTGTTTAAATCAGACAAAGGCGGCTACACCTCGGAGGATTTAGAGATTAGAGTAGAAATGCTCAAAATTATCATTCAAGAAATCAACACTATAAACTATGACTTAGAGCAGCTTCAACATGAAATTCTACTACATTAAAATTTTTTAGCCTAAAACTTATCCCATAGTTTGACTTGGTACTTTAAATAGTTTTTTATTTATCTTTGTACAGCTATGACTAATCGCAGGGACTTTCTAAAAAAAGGTACTATTGCCACCGTGGTAGGTACAACCCTACTAACCTCCTTCGTAGAAAGTGCAGAAGCCAAAATTCTTTCCGAAGATGAACCCACCGTAATTGATGATTCAGGTAAATTCACTCTTCCAAAACTCCCTTATGCTTACACAGACATGGAACCTAATATTGACGCAGAAACAATGGAAATTCATCACACTAAACACCATCAAGCTTATGTAGATGGTTTGAATAAAGCAGAAGAAGAGCTCAAAAAAGCCCGAGAGAGTAACGATTTTGCTTTAGTAAAGCATTGGAGCAGAGAAGCTGCTTTTCACGGTGCAGGACATTTTTTACATACCTTATTTTGGTTTGGTTTAGCCCCCACAAAAACCGCAAAACCTACGCCTTCAGGTAATTTACTCAAAGCCATAGAAAAGGACTTCGGTACATTTGATAAATTCAAAGCTCACTTTATTGCCGCAGCTAATGCCGTAGAATCCAATGGTTGGGGAATTTTGGTCTACCAGCCTTTTGGCAAAAAATTAGCTATATTGCAAGCAGAAAAACACCAAAACTTATCTCAAATGCAAGCTATCCCTCTTCTTTGTATTGATGTATGGGAACATGCATACTACCTCAAATATCGTAACAAACGTAAAGACTATGTAACTAACTTCTTTAACATTATCAATTGGGACGTAGTAGAGCGCAGATTAGAAAGAGCAAAAAAATTTTAATTCTCCACACATGCAAAACCGATTTTTATTTATTTGGCTATTTGTATGTGTTTCTATATTCGTACAAGCAAGCAATGACAAAGGTATAGCAGGAGCAAGAATAATTGGCTTAGCAGGAGCAAACACAGCTATTCGCAAAGAAATATGGGCAGGCTACAACAATCCTGCGGCAATTGCAGGGATAGATAGGTATACTTTCGCAGCAGGTTTTGAACGCAGGTTTTTATTGCAA
Encoded here:
- the infA gene encoding translation initiation factor IF-1; this encodes MAKQEAIVQDGTVIEALPNAMFRVELQNNLVILATISGKMRLHYIKILPGDKVKVEISPYDLTRGRIIFRYK
- the map gene encoding type I methionyl aminopeptidase, with the translated sequence MLRRDEKPIVKTSEQIEKIRKSCQLVSAAIAEVGRHIRPGVSTLYLDKIAETFIRDHGGIPIFKGYTFDKDTPPFPGSICASINEVVVHGIPSAKTILKEGDIISIDCGVVLDGYVGDSAYTFGVGEISAEKEKLLRVTKEALNRAIAQVKVGNRLGDLGYAVQSYVESFGFSVVRDMVGHGVGIRLHEPPDVPNYGKKGHGKKFQANWVLAIEPMVNVGGYKIEIAEDKWTVITADRKPSAQFEHTVAIFEDRTEILTTFAEIEQLTNVTIYG
- the secY gene encoding preprotein translocase subunit SecY, which produces MKRLITTIQNIFKIEELKKRILYTLGLLLIYRLGSFIVLPGIDPVLLEAGVKSAGQKEGILGLLDLFVGGSFFKASVFALGIMPYISASIIMQLVGVAIPHIQKLQREEDGRKKINQYTRYLTVLVTFLQSAGYVVNLRSIAGNAIIISDGLFWISTVICLTSGTILVMYLGERITEKGIGNGASLIIAIGIISRLPSALFQEFLSRKEDNLLIVFLLELAALFGVIMAVILLTQGTRKISVQYAKRIIGNKMYGGNRQYIPLKIATAGVMPIIFAQSIIYIPATIAQFFPETASTSSILRALSDPTAFLYNFLLALLIVVFTYFYTAIIINPIQMADDMKRNGGFIPGVKPGKATAEYIDAILTRITLPGSLFLAAIAILPAFARMGGVQAQFADFYGGTSILIVIGVVLDTLQQIESYLIMKKYDGLMQSGRLKGRQERGIMVTSQI
- the rplO gene encoding 50S ribosomal protein L15 — encoded protein: MKLHTLKFAKGSVKSRKRIARGPGSGLGNTAGRGHKGAKSRSGYSQKRGFEGGQMPLQRRIPKYGFKNPFRKEYSPVNLDVLQKLIDENPGITVIDKEFLIQKGVISKRSALVKILGRGELKSKIEVRAEAFSQSAKEAIEKLGGTATQV
- the rpmD gene encoding 50S ribosomal protein L30 produces the protein MVKVRVTQVRSTIGASSKQERSLLALGIKKRGQSKEVELTPQIEGIIRKVSHLVKVEKI
- the rpsE gene encoding 30S ribosomal protein S5, which gives rise to MSEVKKPKASEIELKERLVHVGRVAKVVKGGRRFSFSAIVVVGDGNGTVGHGLGKASEVTNAITKGTEDAKKNLIRVNIVGNTIPHEVIAKHSATRVLLRPAAPGTGVIAGGAMRAVLESVGVKDVLCKVLGSSNPHNVVKATIKALQMLRDVNTIAEQRGISPSKVLKG
- the rplR gene encoding 50S ribosomal protein L18, coding for MATSREKRRERIKKSIKKRRIVSAERPRLSVFRSNAEIYAQIIDDTKGRTLVAACSLEKDIREQKITKTEKSKLVGKRIAERAKEKGITKVWFDRGGFLYHGRVKALAEAAREGGLEF
- the rplF gene encoding 50S ribosomal protein L6, which produces MSRIGKRPISIPQGVEVIVSPSNEVTVKGSKGTLSAKIDADMKVIVENREVRVERPTDQKRHKALHGLSRVLIANMIEGVSKGFEKQMELVGVGYKAEAKDGVLELSLGYSHSIFFALPPEVSVQTVSEKGKNPIIILRSIDKQLLGHVAAKIRSFRKPEPYKGKGIKFVGEVLRRKAGKSAGKGGK
- the rpsH gene encoding 30S ribosomal protein S8 — translated: MSTDKIADLLTRIRNAVMAGHRFVEVPSSKLKVAIVKVLKENGYILNYKVVENKPQNILKIALRYHPQTKVPAIHAIVRVSKPGLRKYSSVKDLPRILNGMGIAILSTPKGIITDKQARELNVGGEVLCYVY
- the rpsN gene encoding 30S ribosomal protein S14, with protein sequence MAKESIKARERKRERMVAKYAARRAALKERVRKGDVEAAIALAKLPRNASPVRLRNRCKLTGRPRGYLRRFGLCRNMFRELALNGKIPGVTKASW
- the rplE gene encoding 50S ribosomal protein L5; protein product: MYQPRLKKEYRERVVPALMKHFGYKNPMQVPRLEKIVLNRGIGEATSDKKLIDAALEEFAKITGQKAVPTRSKKDISNFKLRKNIPIGCKVTLRGDRMYEFLDRLITIALPRVRDFKGIDEKGFDGRGNYTLGIKEQIIFPEINVDKISKIAGMDITFVTSAKKDEEAFQLLKELGLPFKSMAKE
- the rplX gene encoding 50S ribosomal protein L24, giving the protein MSRRKYNKQNKLHIRKGDTVKVLSGSYAIKGKIGTVLEVDPKRQRAIVDGLNVRYKHVKQSQKYPNGGIIEFNDYIHISKLQLIDPKTGKPTRIGRKLITDKNGVERYVRYAKKSGEIIPDRK
- the rplN gene encoding 50S ribosomal protein L14; this translates as MIQQESRLVVADNTGAKEVLCIRVLGGSKRRYASVGDIIVATVKDALPNGTVKMHDIVKAVVVRTKHPIRRKDGSYIRFDDNAVVIINNQKEPRGTRIFGPVARELREKEFSRIISLAPEVL
- the rpsQ gene encoding 30S ribosomal protein S17 yields the protein MENQDKPKIQRNSRKERIGKVVSIAGNKSIVVLTERRVRHPKYEKTVTRSKKFMAHDENNIAGIGDTVKIMETRPLSRRKRWRLVEIIEKAK
- the rpmC gene encoding 50S ribosomal protein L29, which codes for MREMKIEELRSKVEEHKRLLNKMKIDHALMGIEKTSDFKKIRKEIAQMLTIITEKEKSQSA
- the rplP gene encoding 50S ribosomal protein L16; translated protein: MLQPKRTKYRKQHKMPIKGNATRGTKISFGSFGLKALEPARITARQIEAARIAMTRYMKRDGKVWILIFPDKPITAKPAEVRMGKGKGSLDHWVAVVKPGRIMFEIDGVPTEVAKEAFRLAAAKLPIKTKFVVRPDYVEGGQQL
- a CDS encoding superoxide dismutase, which encodes MTNRRDFLKKGTIATVVGTTLLTSFVESAEAKILSEDEPTVIDDSGKFTLPKLPYAYTDMEPNIDAETMEIHHTKHHQAYVDGLNKAEEELKKARESNDFALVKHWSREAAFHGAGHFLHTLFWFGLAPTKTAKPTPSGNLLKAIEKDFGTFDKFKAHFIAAANAVESNGWGILVYQPFGKKLAILQAEKHQNLSQMQAIPLLCIDVWEHAYYLKYRNKRKDYVTNFFNIINWDVVERRLERAKKF